Proteins encoded together in one Candidatus Nitrosocaldus cavascurensis window:
- a CDS encoding Cdc6/Cdc18 family protein: MEYDNLIDEIFNRVVTSKPLIKDRDVLRSDYVPDRLLYRDDEIRAVAESLSPLLKGSRASNLLLYGKPGTGKTAVARYVLKHLQERARRYNLNVALAYSNVKNAKREYTVLVQLGEAIGLRFPFTGLASSEIFTRIVNHIDEHGIDTVFVLDEIDFLVKKHGDEILYQMTRANERLHKGSLGLVGISNDLNFKDMLDPRVLSSLSEEEVLFSPYTVDELKHILMDRAKLGFNEGCISDAAINLCAAIAGAEHGDARRALDLLRVAGEVAEREGADMVEERHVRIAEKRIEQDKVSETLRKLPLHEKLVIVSVMLSNKGSTGDVYDTYISLAKRLGVQPVTQRRVGMIVSELDMQGLLYAPVVNQGRYGRTKRISLAIQDSLVREVLAEDPMLAVLL; encoded by the coding sequence ATGGAGTACGATAATCTTATAGATGAGATCTTCAACAGGGTTGTAACCTCCAAGCCATTGATAAAGGATAGGGATGTTCTTAGATCGGATTATGTACCAGACAGGTTACTCTACAGGGATGATGAGATTAGAGCAGTTGCAGAGTCACTCTCACCATTGCTCAAGGGATCTAGGGCATCTAACCTCTTACTCTATGGTAAGCCTGGAACTGGTAAGACAGCTGTTGCTAGATACGTACTAAAACATCTACAGGAGAGGGCAAGGAGATACAACCTAAACGTTGCTCTAGCATACTCAAATGTAAAGAATGCAAAGAGGGAGTATACAGTGCTTGTACAACTTGGAGAGGCTATAGGCTTAAGGTTCCCATTCACTGGTCTAGCATCAAGTGAGATATTCACAAGGATAGTCAACCATATAGATGAGCATGGTATAGATACCGTATTCGTACTTGATGAGATAGACTTCCTTGTCAAGAAGCATGGGGATGAGATACTCTACCAGATGACAAGGGCAAATGAGCGTTTACATAAAGGCTCTCTTGGCCTTGTTGGTATATCTAATGATCTTAACTTCAAGGATATGCTAGATCCAAGGGTTCTAAGCAGTCTTAGCGAGGAGGAAGTTCTCTTCTCCCCCTACACTGTTGATGAGTTGAAGCATATACTCATGGATAGAGCCAAGTTAGGTTTCAACGAAGGGTGTATAAGTGATGCTGCAATAAACCTATGCGCTGCAATAGCAGGGGCAGAGCATGGTGATGCTAGAAGGGCACTGGATCTGTTAAGGGTAGCAGGTGAGGTTGCTGAGCGTGAGGGTGCTGATATGGTTGAGGAGAGACATGTTAGGATAGCAGAGAAGAGGATAGAGCAGGATAAGGTGAGTGAGACCCTAAGGAAGTTACCACTTCATGAGAAGCTTGTTATAGTAAGTGTTATGCTCTCAAACAAGGGTTCGACTGGGGATGTTTATGATACATACATCTCATTAGCAAAGAGGTTAGGAGTACAGCCAGTGACACAGAGGAGGGTAGGGATGATAGTTAGTGAATTGGATATGCAAGGATTGCTCTACGCTCCAGTGGTTAATCAAGGTAGATATGGTAGGACAAAGCGTATATCTCTAGCCATACAGGATTCCCTAGTGAGGGAGGTCCTTGCTGAAGACCCAATGCTTGCAGTTCTACTCTGA
- a CDS encoding stage II sporulation protein M, whose product MSKRRRLILLAIASLAFIAFFNIGANSEISEQDAKNMTEQFKEMVKDIDAYGIFLNNFRIALAMFIPALGILIGLFSAYSTGLVFKALVTTTPELAGIPPLLVLATPFGIMEVISYGLAMSQSGILLQNIIQKKGFRIAIVPTLILIGIVCALLLAGAFIEYYMIRSAMDRVQV is encoded by the coding sequence ATGAGTAAGAGGAGAAGGCTAATACTCCTTGCCATAGCATCCCTAGCATTCATAGCATTCTTCAACATCGGTGCAAATAGCGAGATAAGTGAGCAGGATGCTAAGAATATGACAGAGCAGTTCAAGGAGATGGTCAAGGATATAGATGCTTATGGTATATTCCTTAACAACTTTAGGATAGCATTAGCAATGTTCATACCTGCTCTAGGTATATTGATTGGTTTATTCTCTGCCTACTCAACAGGCTTGGTATTCAAGGCATTAGTTACAACAACACCAGAGCTTGCAGGGATACCTCCATTGCTAGTACTTGCTACACCATTTGGCATAATGGAGGTTATCTCATATGGGCTAGCAATGTCCCAGAGTGGTATACTCCTGCAAAACATAATCCAGAAGAAGGGCTTCAGGATTGCTATAGTACCAACACTCATACTCATAGGTATAGTCTGTGCACTGCTACTTGCTGGAGCGTTCATAGAGTACTATATGATAAGATCTGCAATGGATAGGGTACAAGTATAG
- a CDS encoding PAC2 family protein, with the protein MLGTKVHYYPRLDKPVMVAALPDMGNVAGLCISTLLKGLNAELFAEVYAYWPPYVTYKDGVVEYRQSTYRFYYSSRDDLVIFGGDFNPTDPRRLYEVCYEVVNMAQRLSVKRLYTVGAALRPSVGAEPRVYGAVNNSSLIDVLKEHNILILEGEGQITGFNGLILGIAMERGLDAICILGEIDNPEIIQPRSAKRVLEKMLEISKIRGFDMSELDEEERRKRFMEEQLRYMNSMLERNKGKGRDIGIYY; encoded by the coding sequence ATGCTTGGTACAAAAGTACACTACTATCCAAGGCTTGATAAGCCTGTGATGGTTGCTGCCTTACCAGATATGGGCAATGTTGCTGGTCTATGCATCTCAACCCTACTCAAAGGGCTTAATGCTGAACTCTTTGCTGAGGTATATGCATACTGGCCACCATACGTTACATACAAGGATGGTGTTGTAGAGTATAGACAGTCAACATACAGGTTCTACTACTCAAGCAGGGATGATCTTGTTATATTTGGAGGAGACTTTAACCCTACAGATCCAAGGAGGCTATATGAGGTATGCTATGAGGTAGTTAACATGGCCCAGAGGTTATCTGTAAAGAGGTTATACACTGTAGGAGCAGCACTAAGACCTTCTGTTGGGGCAGAACCAAGGGTATATGGTGCAGTTAACAACAGCAGCCTCATTGATGTGCTGAAGGAGCATAACATACTCATCTTGGAGGGAGAGGGGCAGATAACTGGCTTCAATGGTCTCATACTAGGTATAGCAATGGAGAGAGGGTTGGATGCTATATGCATACTAGGGGAGATAGATAATCCAGAGATAATACAGCCTAGATCAGCAAAGAGGGTGCTTGAGAAGATGTTGGAGATTTCAAAGATAAGAGGATTTGATATGTCAGAACTGGATGAGGAGGAGAGGAGGAAGAGGTTCATGGAGGAGCAGTTGCGTTACATGAACAGCATGCTTGAGAGGAATAAGGGAAAGGGTAGAGATATTGGGATATACTACTGA
- a CDS encoding SAM-dependent methyltransferase has protein sequence MGKVYLVGVGPGGEWYITEIAKRLIERADVVVGYKHALNVIKNIVDKGYDEMEKSKGRSERVKGKKDIRMITLKTQDEVYAQLLDYLKGKDREEGEKGGREKVCCILFTGDPDFSESEIVDKLVSLFESNGIEVEIIPGISSVQVAAARSKVAIDRSSLITFHVTGSIDREKDALLNTLRAKRTVILLPRPWDFMPQHIGRFLRDEGIDVDAFNVDIYENLTLSNEKVTHCKLADIPDRDYSDLCVMVIKPS, from the coding sequence ATGGGTAAGGTATACCTTGTAGGTGTAGGACCTGGAGGAGAATGGTACATCACAGAGATAGCAAAGAGGCTTATAGAGAGGGCAGATGTAGTTGTTGGGTATAAGCATGCATTGAATGTTATAAAGAATATTGTAGATAAGGGTTATGATGAGATGGAGAAGAGCAAGGGTAGGAGTGAGAGGGTAAAGGGGAAGAAGGATATTAGGATGATAACCCTTAAGACACAGGATGAGGTCTATGCTCAACTCCTAGATTATCTGAAAGGTAAAGATAGAGAGGAAGGGGAGAAGGGAGGAAGGGAGAAGGTATGCTGCATCCTCTTCACAGGTGATCCAGACTTCTCAGAGTCTGAGATAGTTGATAAACTTGTATCGTTATTTGAGAGTAATGGTATAGAGGTTGAGATCATCCCTGGTATAAGTTCAGTACAAGTAGCAGCAGCAAGGTCAAAGGTTGCTATAGATAGATCTAGCCTAATAACCTTCCATGTAACAGGGAGCATAGATAGAGAGAAGGATGCTCTCCTCAACACATTAAGAGCAAAACGCACAGTTATACTCTTGCCTAGACCATGGGACTTTATGCCACAACACATAGGAAGGTTCTTGAGGGATGAGGGTATAGATGTTGATGCTTTCAATGTTGATATATATGAGAATCTTACTCTGAGTAATGAGAAGGTTACACACTGTAAACTTGCAGATATCCCAGATAGGGATTATAGCGATCTATGCGTTATGGTGATCAAACCAAGCTAA
- the pyrH gene encoding UMP kinase, which translates to MIDNSSSNSNSNSSNNNSNSKNSRGRVVIKLSGSIFDLYKVDTITPYAKMLREIWMGKSLQPIVIAGGGKEARLYIDAARVLGADESSLDEIGIEVSRLNARLLSYAIGVDIVYPSIPTNLEEVSMAASTGMVVVAGGLHPGQSTNATSALIAERVNAKLFINATDVEGIYTSDPRVHRDARLLKRVSVNELLSMLGRERFNAGTYELMDIVALKIIQRSRIPTRVVKADPQVIKDVIDGHDLGTEIVSEE; encoded by the coding sequence ATGATTGATAATAGTAGTAGTAACAGTAATAGTAATAGTAGCAATAATAATAGTAATAGTAAGAATTCTAGAGGTAGGGTTGTTATAAAGTTGAGTGGGAGCATCTTCGATCTCTATAAAGTTGATACCATAACACCATATGCAAAGATGCTAAGGGAGATCTGGATGGGCAAGAGTCTACAACCCATAGTAATAGCTGGAGGGGGTAAGGAGGCTAGACTGTACATTGATGCTGCTAGGGTACTTGGAGCAGATGAGTCTAGCCTTGATGAAATAGGGATAGAGGTATCAAGATTGAATGCTAGGCTCCTCTCATATGCTATAGGGGTAGATATAGTCTACCCTTCTATACCAACTAACCTTGAAGAGGTTAGCATGGCAGCGTCTACTGGAATGGTTGTTGTTGCTGGAGGACTTCACCCTGGGCAGAGCACTAATGCAACATCAGCACTTATCGCTGAGAGAGTGAATGCTAAACTCTTCATAAATGCTACTGATGTTGAAGGTATATACACCTCAGATCCTAGAGTGCATAGAGATGCAAGGTTGCTCAAGAGGGTAAGTGTTAATGAACTACTCTCCATGCTTGGAAGGGAAAGGTTCAATGCAGGCACGTATGAGTTGATGGATATAGTTGCATTGAAGATAATACAGAGGTCAAGGATACCAACCAGGGTTGTGAAGGCAGATCCTCAAGTTATAAAGGATGTTATCGATGGACATGATCTTGGTACAGAGATAGTAAGCGAAGAATGA
- a CDS encoding HD domain-containing protein translates to MRAVAEISDPIHGYFYLSSVEKDIVDSPLFQRLRRIRQLASAYLTYPSAQHTRFEHSLGAMHLAGYAGNVLKDKEYVSSDDVQMLRLAALLHDIGHGPFSHLFEEVLEVKSNITHEDIGRMIIRKSAISDILAKHGYRADEISDLAFGQSSRMFLNEIISGGLSVDLMDYLQRDAYFTGAHYGRIDAERIISSLEVYDGRLAIDRAALNSFESLLIARYQMFKAVYFHKTVRAAEVMLLKAMMLADGHLHLSESYKRVEDYMRLTDDMTLANLLMLKVDVNNNNDKDDSNIKELRLAKRLAEDYRDRRLFKSVFESILQASSRLINRLTDARYLKDRCDEIAGIAGVDPDMVYIDSAKAPSIPRAPGKEEPRDLILVGKEPFRVKRIELKDIPLISSILGYMNMIRVYTIEEHREKVAKAALSVFGSEAESWYERIAV, encoded by the coding sequence ATGAGAGCAGTAGCAGAGATAAGTGATCCTATACATGGCTACTTCTACCTAAGCAGTGTTGAGAAGGATATAGTTGATAGCCCACTATTCCAGAGGCTTAGGAGGATAAGGCAGCTAGCAAGTGCATATCTAACCTATCCAAGCGCACAGCATACAAGGTTTGAACACTCCCTAGGTGCAATGCATCTAGCAGGCTATGCAGGCAATGTGCTGAAGGATAAGGAGTATGTAAGCAGTGATGATGTGCAGATGCTGAGGCTTGCAGCGCTCCTCCATGATATAGGGCATGGTCCATTCTCCCATCTCTTCGAGGAGGTGCTTGAGGTGAAGAGCAACATCACACATGAGGATATAGGGAGGATGATTATAAGGAAGAGTGCTATAAGTGATATACTTGCAAAGCACGGCTATAGGGCAGATGAGATAAGCGATCTTGCATTTGGACAGTCTAGCAGGATGTTCCTAAACGAGATCATCTCTGGGGGCTTGAGTGTTGATCTCATGGACTATCTGCAGAGGGATGCATACTTCACTGGTGCACACTACGGCAGGATAGATGCTGAGAGGATAATAAGTTCTCTAGAGGTCTATGATGGTAGGTTAGCAATAGATAGAGCAGCACTCAACTCATTTGAGTCATTGCTTATAGCAAGGTATCAGATGTTCAAGGCTGTATACTTCCACAAGACTGTTAGAGCAGCAGAGGTTATGCTACTTAAAGCAATGATGCTTGCAGATGGGCACTTACACTTATCTGAATCATACAAGAGGGTAGAGGATTATATGCGGTTGACGGATGATATGACCCTTGCTAACCTACTCATGTTAAAGGTTGATGTTAATAATAATAATGATAAGGATGATAGCAACATAAAGGAACTTAGATTAGCAAAGAGACTGGCAGAGGATTACAGGGATAGGAGGCTCTTCAAATCAGTATTTGAGAGCATACTCCAAGCAAGTAGTAGGCTGATAAACAGGTTAACGGATGCAAGGTATCTAAAGGATAGATGTGATGAGATTGCAGGTATAGCAGGTGTTGATCCAGATATGGTCTATATAGATAGTGCAAAGGCACCATCCATACCTAGAGCACCAGGCAAGGAGGAGCCTAGAGACCTTATACTAGTTGGTAAGGAACCATTCAGGGTGAAGAGGATAGAGTTGAAGGATATACCCTTGATAAGTTCTATTCTGGGCTACATGAACATGATAAGGGTTTATACTATAGAGGAGCATAGGGAGAAGGTAGCAAAGGCTGCATTGAGTGTATTTGGTAGCGAGGCTGAGTCATGGTATGAGAGGATAGCTGTGTAA